Proteins co-encoded in one uncultured Draconibacterium sp. genomic window:
- a CDS encoding HIT family protein, translating to MASIFTKIINGEIPSYKVAEDENYFAFLDISPTAKGHTLVIPKKEVDYLFDLDDETYAGLQMFAKKVAKGLEKAVPCKKVGVMVLGLEVPHAHIHLVPMQSEHDLLNFADKTKFPPEEMEQLAKLIAENID from the coding sequence ATGGCAAGCATTTTTACAAAAATTATCAATGGTGAGATTCCTTCATACAAAGTAGCTGAGGACGAGAATTATTTTGCTTTTCTCGATATTTCTCCAACTGCTAAAGGACACACTTTGGTGATTCCCAAGAAAGAGGTAGACTACCTTTTTGATTTGGATGATGAAACCTATGCCGGGTTGCAAATGTTTGCCAAAAAGGTGGCTAAAGGATTAGAAAAAGCTGTTCCCTGCAAAAAAGTGGGGGTAATGGTTTTGGGTCTCGAAGTGCCACATGCACACATTCATTTGGTGCCTATGCAAAGCGAACACGATTTACTGAACTTTGCCGACAAAACAAAATTCCCTCCTGAGGAGATGGAGCAATTGGCAAAGCTTATCGCTGAAAATATTGACTAA
- the dnaE gene encoding DNA polymerase III subunit alpha — translation MVPFTHLHVHSQYSILDGAASINDLVGKAKSDNMPALALTDHGTMFGIKEFHAACAKAEIKPILGCETYVAARTINDKKDKVDRSGHHLILLAKNKVGYINLIKLISTATTTGFYYKPRIDKELLEKHHEGLVASSACLGGEIAQHIMANNIQAAEDAILWYKKLFGDDYYLELMRHPAQSQREREEVYDWQVKVNKQLVPLAKKLGVKLIATNDIHFTNESDAEAHDLLICLNTGKDFDDPNRMRYTKQEWFKTQAEMNELFKDLPDALANTNEIAEKVESFELNCSPIMPVFPIPEEIGTEEGFKEQYSEADLREEFGDAAFERLGGYDKVIRVKLESAFLEHLTFEGAKERYGDPLEKSVEDRLIFELNTIKTMGYPGYFLITQDFINWAKNNGVIVGPGRGSAAGAAVSYCAGITNIDPIKYDLLFERFLNPDRISLPDVDIDFDDDGRQQVLNYVTNKYGEDKVAHICTFGTMATKSSIRDVARVLKLPLPEADRLAKLVPEAPKMSFKKAFKESPDLAREKDSPILLVVDTLTYAEKLEGSVRNTGVHACGILISRDPLTDHIPLMPTKDEEHLLTTQYDGRFVEDIGLLKMDFLGLKTLSIIKECLENIKLSKGIEVPINEIPLDDEKTFELFSQGETTAIFQFESDGMKKHLRDLKPNRFEDLVAMNALYRPGPMEYIPDYIARKHGRQKVDYDVPMMEEYLSDTYGITVFQEQVMLLSRLLAGFTRGDSDTLRKAMGKKIMSVMEKLKVKFVDGCKANRQFVDECKNKGKNTDEVINKIWKDWEAFASYAFNKSHSVCYAYVAYQTGFLKAHYPAEFMAANLSRNLNNITDITKLMTECKRMKMNVLGPDVNESFIKFTANKEGDIRFGMGAIKGVGSGAVKHIIDVRNERGHFHTIYDLVEHVNLQSVNKKNLEALAMAGAFQNLEGVNRSCFFAGENENDDTNFIEKLIRYGNRVQLEAQSAQQSLFGGMAGGQDIQKPPVPKVDEWAKLILLEKEKNLIGIYLTAHPLDDYRLEITNFCSRDVGLKDLNNDISKYQGKDFTFGGMVTAAREGQSKNGNMYAVMTLTDYTDSKELFFFGNDYVNFSKFCKMGLFIMVKGTVKQRFNSDFYEYKVNSIELLDDVREKYIKSLTINVPLKALTEDFVKRVDQMAGEYKGKALLKFNVFDPENNMYIEMFSRTTRVNPLDGFLNFFNEQPEMSYRIN, via the coding sequence ATGGTTCCATTTACGCATTTACACGTACACTCGCAATACTCTATTCTTGATGGTGCCGCCAGTATCAACGATCTGGTAGGCAAAGCAAAATCGGATAACATGCCGGCTTTGGCGTTAACCGATCACGGAACAATGTTCGGCATTAAAGAGTTTCATGCGGCCTGTGCGAAGGCCGAAATAAAACCCATTTTAGGGTGTGAAACTTATGTGGCTGCCCGTACCATTAATGATAAAAAAGATAAGGTCGACCGCTCGGGGCATCACCTTATTTTGCTGGCAAAGAACAAGGTCGGATATATTAATCTGATAAAACTGATATCGACAGCCACTACCACCGGATTTTATTATAAGCCGCGTATTGATAAAGAGCTGCTGGAGAAACATCACGAAGGACTGGTTGCATCATCGGCCTGTTTGGGAGGTGAGATTGCACAGCATATAATGGCCAATAATATACAGGCCGCCGAAGACGCCATTCTGTGGTATAAAAAATTATTTGGCGACGATTATTACCTGGAATTAATGCGGCATCCGGCGCAATCGCAACGCGAGCGCGAAGAGGTATACGACTGGCAGGTAAAAGTAAATAAGCAATTGGTTCCGCTGGCTAAAAAGCTGGGCGTGAAGTTAATTGCCACCAACGATATTCATTTCACGAACGAATCGGATGCAGAAGCGCATGATTTGTTGATCTGTCTGAATACAGGTAAAGATTTTGATGATCCGAACCGGATGCGTTATACCAAGCAGGAGTGGTTTAAAACGCAGGCCGAAATGAATGAGCTTTTTAAAGACCTTCCGGATGCGTTGGCAAATACCAACGAAATTGCCGAAAAAGTGGAGTCTTTTGAATTGAATTGTTCGCCGATTATGCCGGTGTTTCCTATTCCTGAAGAAATTGGAACGGAAGAAGGTTTTAAGGAACAATACTCAGAGGCTGATTTGCGCGAAGAATTTGGTGATGCGGCATTTGAACGTTTGGGCGGATACGATAAAGTAATTCGTGTAAAACTGGAGTCGGCGTTTCTGGAGCACCTTACATTCGAAGGGGCAAAAGAACGTTATGGCGATCCGCTGGAGAAAAGTGTGGAAGACCGCCTCATTTTCGAGCTGAATACCATTAAAACAATGGGTTATCCCGGTTACTTCCTTATTACGCAAGACTTTATTAACTGGGCAAAAAATAATGGCGTAATTGTGGGGCCGGGACGTGGTTCGGCTGCCGGTGCGGCAGTATCGTATTGTGCCGGAATTACCAACATCGACCCGATTAAATACGACCTGCTTTTTGAGCGTTTCCTGAACCCCGACCGTATATCGCTTCCCGATGTCGATATCGATTTTGATGACGACGGACGACAACAGGTCCTTAACTATGTTACTAATAAATATGGTGAGGACAAGGTTGCCCACATTTGTACTTTCGGAACCATGGCTACCAAGTCTTCGATCAGGGATGTGGCCCGCGTGTTAAAATTGCCCTTGCCCGAGGCCGATCGTTTGGCCAAGTTAGTGCCTGAGGCGCCGAAAATGAGTTTCAAAAAGGCTTTTAAAGAAAGTCCCGATCTGGCACGGGAAAAGGATTCGCCTATTCTGCTGGTTGTTGATACGCTGACTTATGCCGAAAAGCTCGAAGGTTCGGTGCGAAATACCGGGGTGCATGCCTGCGGAATTCTGATTAGTCGTGATCCGCTGACAGATCATATTCCGCTGATGCCTACCAAAGATGAGGAGCATCTGCTGACAACTCAGTACGACGGGCGTTTTGTGGAAGATATCGGCCTGCTGAAGATGGACTTCCTGGGACTGAAAACGCTGTCGATTATAAAAGAATGTTTGGAGAACATCAAACTGTCGAAAGGAATTGAAGTTCCAATAAATGAAATTCCGCTTGATGACGAAAAGACATTTGAACTTTTTAGCCAGGGCGAAACCACTGCTATCTTCCAGTTTGAATCGGACGGAATGAAAAAGCACCTTCGCGATTTGAAGCCTAACCGTTTTGAAGACCTGGTGGCTATGAACGCGCTCTATCGTCCGGGGCCAATGGAATACATTCCCGATTATATTGCGCGTAAACACGGTAGACAAAAGGTGGATTACGATGTGCCGATGATGGAAGAATACCTGAGTGATACTTACGGTATTACCGTTTTTCAGGAGCAAGTGATGTTACTTTCGCGCTTGCTGGCAGGCTTTACCCGTGGTGACTCGGATACGCTGCGTAAGGCGATGGGTAAGAAGATTATGTCGGTAATGGAAAAACTTAAAGTGAAGTTTGTTGATGGCTGTAAGGCCAACCGGCAGTTTGTTGACGAATGCAAAAACAAAGGGAAAAACACTGATGAGGTAATAAATAAAATTTGGAAAGACTGGGAGGCTTTTGCTTCATACGCATTTAACAAATCGCACTCGGTTTGTTATGCTTACGTTGCTTACCAAACAGGTTTTTTAAAAGCGCACTACCCGGCCGAGTTTATGGCGGCCAACCTTAGTCGAAACCTTAATAATATTACTGATATTACTAAGTTGATGACTGAGTGTAAACGCATGAAGATGAATGTTCTTGGGCCGGATGTGAACGAAAGTTTTATCAAGTTTACGGCCAACAAGGAAGGCGACATACGTTTTGGGATGGGGGCTATTAAAGGTGTTGGATCAGGCGCAGTAAAACATATTATTGATGTGCGAAACGAGCGCGGCCATTTTCATACCATATACGATTTGGTTGAACATGTAAACTTACAATCGGTAAATAAAAAGAACCTTGAGGCATTGGCTATGGCCGGTGCATTTCAGAATTTGGAGGGCGTAAACCGCAGTTGCTTTTTTGCTGGCGAAAATGAAAACGACGACACCAATTTTATTGAAAAACTGATTCGGTACGGTAACCGCGTTCAATTGGAAGCGCAGAGTGCACAGCAAAGTTTATTCGGAGGAATGGCAGGAGGACAGGACATTCAAAAGCCGCCTGTTCCAAAAGTTGATGAGTGGGCAAAACTGATTCTGCTGGAGAAAGAGAAAAACCTGATTGGAATTTATCTCACTGCTCATCCGCTTGATGATTACCGACTGGAAATCACAAATTTTTGCTCGAGAGATGTGGGGCTGAAAGACCTGAACAATGATATCTCGAAATACCAGGGAAAAGACTTTACTTTTGGAGGAATGGTTACGGCGGCGCGCGAAGGACAGTCGAAAAACGGAAATATGTATGCAGTTATGACCTTAACTGATTATACCGATTCCAAAGAGCTTTTCTTCTTTGGAAACGACTATGTAAACTTCAGTAAATTCTGTAAAATGGGGCTGTTTATTATGGTAAAAGGTACAGTGAAGCAACGTTTTAACAGCGATTTCTACGAATATAAAGTGAACAGCATTGAGCTGCTCGATGATGTGCGCGAAAAATACATTAAAAGTTTAACCATTAACGTACCGCTAAAAGCATTAACCGAAGACTTTGTAAAACGCGTTGATCAGATGGCTGGTGAATACAAAGGAAAAGCCCTATTGAAATTTAATGTTTTTGATCCCGAGAACAATATGTACATTGAAATGTTTTCAAGAACTACAAGGGTTAATCCTTTGGATGGTTTTCTGAACTTTTTTAATGAGCAACCGGAAATGAGTTACAGAATTAATTAG
- a CDS encoding DUF58 domain-containing protein has protein sequence MKNLIDIEQFHRFDNLGLVAHEVVEGFITGLHRSPFHGFSVEFAEHRLYNQGESTKHVDWKLFARTDKLFVKQYEEETNLRCQLVVDTSSSMLFPYAKGKKHLHNKLAFSVYTAAALIYLMRKQRDAVGLTLFSNEIEFHSSPRISSVNAEVMYGKLSELIQPENAGLRKTTNTTQVLHQIAENIHKRSLVIIFSDMLDSSKNEELFSALQHLRYNKHEVILFHVTDHSLEREFEFSNRPHKFVDLESGQVVKFNPSEVKQHYTNTVSEYFEDLKVRCGQYQIDLAEADINKDFKEVLFSYLLKRKKLY, from the coding sequence TTGAAGAACCTGATCGACATAGAACAATTTCACCGTTTTGATAACCTGGGGCTGGTGGCTCACGAGGTTGTTGAAGGTTTTATAACCGGCTTGCACCGAAGTCCGTTTCATGGATTTTCGGTTGAATTTGCCGAACACCGGTTGTATAATCAGGGCGAGTCGACCAAACACGTCGACTGGAAATTGTTTGCGCGTACCGACAAGCTTTTTGTAAAACAGTACGAAGAGGAAACCAACCTGCGCTGCCAACTCGTTGTCGATACTTCTTCATCCATGTTGTTTCCTTACGCAAAAGGGAAAAAGCATTTACACAATAAACTGGCTTTTTCGGTTTATACGGCCGCTGCATTAATTTACCTGATGCGCAAACAGCGCGATGCCGTTGGCCTGACACTTTTTTCTAACGAAATTGAATTCCATTCGTCACCACGAATTTCATCGGTAAATGCCGAAGTGATGTACGGAAAACTTTCGGAGCTTATTCAGCCCGAAAATGCCGGTTTACGAAAAACCACCAATACTACTCAGGTACTTCATCAAATTGCCGAGAATATTCATAAACGTTCGCTGGTAATTATTTTCAGCGATATGCTTGACAGCTCGAAAAACGAGGAGCTGTTTTCGGCCTTGCAACATCTGCGGTACAATAAACACGAGGTTATTCTTTTTCATGTAACCGATCATTCGCTTGAACGTGAGTTTGAATTTAGTAACCGGCCGCACAAGTTTGTTGATTTGGAGAGTGGACAGGTTGTTAAGTTTAATCCCTCTGAAGTAAAACAGCACTATACCAATACGGTTAGTGAGTATTTCGAAGACCTGAAAGTACGATGCGGGCAATACCAGATCGATTTGGCCGAAGCCGATATCAACAAAGACTTTAAGGAGGTTTTGTTTTCGTATCTGTTGAAACGTAAGAAGTTATATTAG
- a CDS encoding Rieske 2Fe-2S domain-containing protein, which produces MQKKSNNRKSDYWGMKYLFLIVLTFLGYSSCKEIDSEIPDAWVGLPLDLGIYNELTVPGNSAYFPNQGFGGVIVYCETEGSYYAFDAACTNEINPSCKVENDGAVGKCSCCESEYIFIGGTVLKGPATAPLKQYKTSLVGNTLRVYN; this is translated from the coding sequence ATGCAAAAAAAGAGCAACAATCGGAAGTCGGATTATTGGGGGATGAAGTATTTATTTCTTATTGTACTTACTTTTCTGGGCTATTCGTCGTGCAAAGAGATTGATTCGGAAATTCCTGATGCCTGGGTAGGCTTACCCCTTGATTTAGGGATATACAACGAACTAACCGTGCCTGGTAACTCGGCCTACTTCCCGAACCAGGGATTTGGCGGCGTTATTGTTTATTGCGAAACAGAAGGCTCGTACTATGCATTTGATGCAGCTTGCACCAACGAGATCAATCCATCTTGCAAAGTAGAAAACGACGGAGCCGTAGGAAAATGCTCCTGTTGCGAATCGGAATATATATTTATTGGCGGTACTGTATTAAAGGGTCCCGCTACGGCACCATTAAAACAATATAAAACCTCGCTGGTTGGAAATACCCTGAGGGTGTACAACTAA
- a CDS encoding threonine/serine exporter family protein, giving the protein MKDSVADAQSAGNTLLEIGALLMSSGASTHRTRITMKRIAKSLGYGIDLLITQRALMLTIIEKDQQYFFSRLKRISPLHPNFKMVSGISHLSWNVKEQSWSVEKIKEELERLKSLPKYPRWLLLTMVGAAGAGFCNLFGGDALNMGVSFIATIAGLFVRQEAARKNFNPYLCVFFAALVASFIAGLSEQFEIGSDPEKAVATSVLFLVPGIPLINSVTDIIDGNIQNGLVRAINGLMIAFAIAFGLFTSKMILNF; this is encoded by the coding sequence ATGAAAGATTCAGTAGCAGATGCACAATCTGCAGGAAATACGCTTTTAGAGATTGGCGCATTATTAATGAGCTCAGGAGCCAGTACACACCGCACCCGAATTACCATGAAACGGATTGCAAAAAGCCTTGGATATGGAATTGATCTGCTTATTACGCAAAGGGCTTTAATGCTAACGATTATTGAAAAAGATCAGCAGTATTTTTTTAGCCGCCTGAAACGCATCTCTCCGCTTCACCCAAATTTTAAAATGGTTAGCGGAATCAGCCATTTAAGCTGGAATGTAAAGGAACAAAGCTGGTCGGTTGAAAAAATAAAGGAAGAATTAGAGCGACTAAAATCGTTACCTAAATATCCTCGATGGCTATTGTTAACGATGGTAGGCGCTGCCGGTGCCGGCTTCTGTAATCTTTTCGGTGGCGACGCATTAAACATGGGGGTGTCGTTTATTGCAACTATTGCCGGGCTTTTTGTCCGCCAGGAAGCTGCACGCAAAAATTTCAATCCCTACCTCTGCGTGTTTTTTGCAGCTTTAGTGGCATCGTTCATTGCCGGGCTGTCTGAACAATTCGAAATTGGTAGCGATCCGGAAAAGGCAGTTGCAACCTCCGTTCTTTTTCTTGTTCCCGGAATACCGCTGATAAACTCGGTAACTGATATAATTGATGGGAATATTCAGAATGGTCTTGTTCGGGCTATTAACGGATTAATGATTGCTTTTGCAATTGCATTTGGACTTTTCACATCCAAAATGATATTAAATTTTTGA
- the trxA gene encoding thioredoxin codes for MALEITDANFEELVMNSDKPVMIDFWAVWCGPCRMIAPIVEEMSAEYEGKAVIGKVDVDNNQDVAMKYGIRNIPTVLFVKNGEVVDKQVGAAPKQAFIDKLEALL; via the coding sequence ATGGCTTTAGAAATTACAGATGCCAATTTTGAAGAATTGGTAATGAATTCAGACAAACCGGTGATGATCGATTTTTGGGCAGTTTGGTGTGGCCCTTGTAGAATGATTGCACCGATTGTAGAAGAAATGTCGGCTGAGTACGAAGGCAAAGCAGTAATCGGGAAAGTTGATGTTGATAACAATCAGGATGTAGCAATGAAGTACGGAATCAGAAACATTCCTACAGTATTGTTTGTGAAAAACGGCGAAGTTGTGGATAAGCAAGTTGGTGCTGCTCCAAAACAAGCTTTCATCGACAAACTGGAAGCGCTACTGTAA
- the greA gene encoding transcription elongation factor GreA: protein MSEVTYLTKDGLEKLKKELEHLMSVERPKISKQIGEAIEKGDISENAEYDAAKDAQGMLEAKIAQIKSKVANARILDESKIDTSKVQILNKVTIKNKKNSATMQYTLVPESEANLKEGKISVQTPIAKGLMGKKVGDVVEIKVPSGVIPFEIVEISI from the coding sequence ATGTCCGAAGTAACATATTTGACGAAAGACGGATTGGAGAAGCTGAAGAAAGAGTTAGAGCACTTGATGAGTGTTGAGCGCCCAAAAATTTCGAAGCAGATTGGCGAGGCCATTGAAAAGGGCGATATCTCGGAAAATGCAGAGTACGATGCAGCAAAAGATGCCCAGGGTATGCTTGAAGCAAAAATAGCCCAGATAAAATCGAAAGTGGCAAATGCCCGAATTCTTGACGAATCAAAAATTGATACATCGAAAGTTCAGATTCTGAATAAAGTAACCATCAAGAACAAAAAGAATAGTGCTACGATGCAATACACTCTGGTTCCTGAAAGTGAAGCGAATTTGAAAGAAGGAAAAATATCGGTACAGACGCCAATTGCCAAAGGATTGATGGGCAAAAAAGTTGGCGATGTGGTTGAAATTAAAGTTCCGTCAGGAGTAATACCTTTCGAGATTGTAGAAATTTCAATTTAA
- the ahcY gene encoding adenosylhomocysteinase, which yields MTVSVQKKLDYKVADISLAEFGRKEIDIAEKEMPGLMAIREKFGPRKPLNGVRVMGSLHMTVQTAVLIETLVALGADVRWASCNIFSTQDHAAAAIAKAGVPVFAWKGETLEEYWWCTREAMSFPDGKGPQLIVDDGGDATLLIHKGYAAEKDASVLDAEASSEEEDVILELLKTTLKEDNQKWHRAVAEWKGVSEETTTGVHRLYQMADKGELLVPAINVNDSVTKSKFDNLYGCRESLADGIKRATDVMIAGKVVVVAGYGDVGKGCAHSMRSYGARVIVTEIDPICALQAAMEGFEVKTMEDALAEGNIYVTTTGNCDVITAEHMANMKDQSIVCNIGHFDNEIQVAKMEKWPGIEKVNIKPQVDKYTYEDGHCIYLLAEGRLVNLGCATGHPSFVMSNSFTNQSLAQIDLWENDYEVGVFTLSKKLDEEVARLHLAQIGVKLTELTEKQAAYLGISKEGPFKAEHYRY from the coding sequence ATGACCGTGTCAGTTCAGAAAAAACTAGATTACAAAGTAGCCGATATCTCATTGGCAGAATTCGGAAGAAAAGAAATTGATATCGCGGAGAAGGAAATGCCGGGATTAATGGCCATTAGAGAAAAATTTGGCCCGCGCAAACCACTCAATGGTGTGCGTGTAATGGGAAGTTTGCATATGACCGTGCAAACTGCTGTTTTAATTGAAACACTGGTTGCGCTTGGAGCCGATGTTCGTTGGGCAAGCTGTAATATATTTTCAACACAGGATCATGCGGCGGCAGCTATTGCAAAAGCTGGAGTGCCGGTGTTTGCCTGGAAAGGTGAAACCTTGGAAGAATACTGGTGGTGTACCCGCGAGGCAATGAGTTTCCCCGATGGAAAAGGTCCGCAGCTAATTGTGGATGACGGTGGCGATGCTACCTTGCTAATTCACAAAGGATATGCTGCTGAAAAAGACGCCAGTGTTTTGGATGCTGAAGCGTCAAGCGAAGAAGAGGACGTAATTCTTGAGTTGCTGAAAACTACATTAAAAGAAGATAACCAGAAATGGCATCGCGCGGTAGCCGAATGGAAAGGTGTTTCAGAAGAGACAACTACCGGGGTACACCGTTTGTATCAGATGGCCGACAAAGGCGAGTTGTTGGTTCCTGCTATTAATGTTAACGATTCAGTTACCAAATCGAAATTTGATAACCTGTACGGATGTCGCGAGTCGTTGGCAGATGGTATTAAACGTGCTACCGATGTAATGATTGCCGGGAAAGTTGTGGTTGTTGCCGGTTATGGCGATGTTGGTAAAGGTTGTGCTCATTCGATGCGTAGTTATGGCGCTCGTGTAATTGTTACCGAAATCGATCCGATTTGTGCGCTGCAGGCAGCCATGGAAGGTTTTGAGGTGAAAACGATGGAAGATGCATTGGCCGAAGGAAACATTTATGTAACCACAACCGGAAACTGCGATGTAATTACAGCCGAGCACATGGCAAATATGAAAGATCAATCGATCGTTTGTAATATTGGCCACTTCGACAATGAAATTCAGGTTGCCAAAATGGAAAAATGGCCGGGCATCGAAAAAGTAAACATCAAACCACAGGTTGATAAATATACTTACGAAGATGGTCACTGTATTTACCTGTTGGCCGAAGGTCGTTTGGTAAACCTTGGATGTGCAACCGGGCATCCGTCATTTGTTATGAGTAACTCGTTTACCAACCAGTCGCTGGCACAAATTGATTTGTGGGAGAACGACTACGAAGTTGGTGTTTTCACTTTATCAAAAAAACTAGATGAGGAAGTTGCACGTTTGCACCTGGCGCAAATTGGTGTAAAACTTACCGAGCTTACCGAAAAACAGGCTGCTTATTTAGGGATTTCTAAAGAAGGTCCGTTTAAGGCAGAACACTATAGATATTAA
- a CDS encoding threonine/serine exporter family protein: protein MILLGILIKAFWSGIAAIGFAILFNVPKRTLFPIGAMGAIGGFIKFGGMFLGIGIVLASFIGATIIGIISIQMAHMKKSPPLIFSIPGVIPMVPGAFAYRMMLGLIALIDLEDKDTYIQTLIDTVNNGAKMIFILISLAIGVSIPMLISRKESIKKLKEPTN, encoded by the coding sequence ATGATATTACTCGGAATACTTATAAAAGCTTTTTGGTCGGGAATTGCAGCCATCGGTTTTGCCATTCTTTTTAATGTCCCCAAACGTACACTCTTTCCCATTGGAGCAATGGGTGCTATCGGTGGATTTATCAAATTTGGCGGTATGTTTCTGGGAATTGGAATTGTTTTAGCATCGTTTATCGGAGCTACAATCATAGGAATTATCAGCATACAAATGGCTCACATGAAGAAAAGTCCGCCATTGATTTTTTCCATCCCCGGAGTGATACCGATGGTTCCGGGAGCATTTGCTTACCGAATGATGTTAGGACTTATTGCACTAATTGATCTTGAGGATAAAGACACTTATATTCAAACGCTAATCGACACGGTTAACAACGGTGCCAAAATGATTTTCATACTTATTTCGCTGGCCATTGGCGTATCAATACCAATGCTAATTAGCAGAAAAGAATCGATAAAAAAGTTGAAGGAACCTACGAATTAA
- a CDS encoding YifB family Mg chelatase-like AAA ATPase encodes MLVKTFGSAVFGIDATTITIEVDVTTGIKFLLVGLPDSAVKESQQRIESALRLNGYKWPKKKIIINMAPADIRKEGSAYDLPLATAVLAASGQINHDKLAKYVLMGELSLDGTLQPIKGVLPIAINARKEEFEGFILPKQNAREAAVVDRLKVYGAENITEVIDFLNDEGSLEQTVIDTRAEFYTQVNTNPLDFSDVKGQENVKRALEIAAAGSHNIILVGPPGSGKTMLAKRIPTVLPPFSLKEALETTKIHSVVGKIDKETSLMTRRPFRSPHHTISDVALVGGGNYPQPGEISLAHNGVLFLDELPEFKRTVLEVMRQPLEDRNITISRAKFSVEYPASFMLVASMNPCPCGYYNHPTKECVCAPGVVQKYLNKISGPLLDRIDIHLEVVPVPFKKLSEMESSENSEAVRERVLAARKIQEKRFENHQGVYANAQMTSKLIREYVVLDEDSNNLIKNAMDRLGLSARAYDRILKVSRTIADLEGEEHVQADHLSEAIHYRSLDRENWGG; translated from the coding sequence ATGTTAGTTAAAACCTTCGGAAGCGCAGTTTTCGGAATTGATGCCACAACCATTACCATTGAAGTTGACGTAACCACCGGAATTAAATTCTTGCTGGTTGGTTTGCCCGATAGTGCAGTGAAAGAAAGTCAACAACGAATTGAATCGGCCCTGCGCCTAAACGGCTACAAATGGCCTAAAAAGAAAATCATTATTAACATGGCTCCGGCCGATATTCGTAAAGAAGGATCGGCTTACGATTTGCCGTTGGCTACCGCTGTCTTGGCCGCATCGGGGCAGATTAATCACGATAAATTAGCAAAGTATGTTTTAATGGGGGAGCTCTCGCTCGACGGAACGTTGCAGCCCATTAAAGGCGTTTTACCCATTGCTATTAATGCGCGTAAAGAGGAATTTGAAGGTTTTATTCTGCCCAAACAAAATGCACGCGAAGCTGCTGTTGTTGACCGATTGAAAGTTTATGGTGCCGAAAATATTACAGAAGTCATCGACTTTTTGAATGATGAAGGAAGTCTTGAACAAACCGTAATCGATACCCGTGCTGAGTTTTATACGCAGGTCAATACTAATCCGCTCGACTTCTCGGATGTAAAAGGACAGGAAAATGTAAAACGGGCTTTGGAAATTGCAGCTGCCGGAAGTCACAATATAATTTTGGTAGGTCCTCCGGGATCGGGAAAGACGATGTTAGCCAAACGAATTCCGACAGTACTTCCTCCGTTTTCGTTAAAAGAGGCGCTGGAAACCACAAAAATTCATTCGGTAGTCGGTAAAATCGATAAAGAAACTTCGTTGATGACAAGGCGTCCTTTCCGAAGTCCCCACCACACAATTTCGGACGTCGCTTTGGTTGGCGGCGGAAATTATCCACAGCCAGGGGAAATTAGCCTTGCTCATAATGGAGTTTTGTTTCTGGATGAGCTACCCGAATTTAAACGAACTGTTTTAGAAGTGATGCGCCAACCCTTGGAAGACCGGAATATTACCATTTCGCGGGCTAAGTTTTCGGTAGAATACCCGGCAAGTTTTATGCTGGTGGCTTCCATGAATCCGTGTCCGTGTGGTTATTACAATCATCCCACAAAAGAGTGTGTTTGTGCGCCGGGCGTGGTGCAGAAATACCTGAATAAAATCTCGGGGCCGCTGCTCGACCGCATTGATATTCACCTGGAAGTTGTTCCCGTACCATTCAAAAAGCTGTCGGAAATGGAGTCGTCGGAAAATAGTGAGGCTGTTCGCGAGCGGGTGTTAGCTGCCCGAAAAATTCAGGAGAAACGTTTTGAGAATCATCAGGGTGTTTACGCCAATGCACAAATGACCTCGAAACTGATACGCGAATACGTGGTGCTGGATGAGGACAGTAACAACCTGATTAAAAATGCTATGGACCGCCTTGGCTTATCTGCCCGTGCCTACGATAGAATTTTAAAAGTTTCGCGCACAATAGCCGACCTTGAAGGTGAAGAGCATGTGCAGGCCGATCACCTTTCGGAAGCTATTCATTACCGTAGTTTGGATCGTGAGAATTGGGGCGGATAA